A genomic stretch from Natronomonas gomsonensis includes:
- a CDS encoding C2H2-type zinc finger protein codes for MTEHTNPRQTPPSDPPEEPATCSYCGEKFVDEQLLALHRGIEHESRLSEAEADAYRAARDTEREDIRLFRLKALAALLAIYFGFIFVYAFVV; via the coding sequence ATGACCGAACACACCAACCCTCGACAGACGCCACCGTCGGACCCGCCCGAGGAGCCAGCCACCTGTTCGTACTGCGGTGAGAAGTTCGTCGACGAGCAGTTGCTCGCGCTCCACCGCGGCATCGAACACGAGTCACGGCTCTCCGAGGCGGAAGCGGACGCCTATCGTGCGGCCCGCGACACCGAACGCGAGGACATCCGGCTGTTCCGACTGAAAGCACTGGCCGCGCTGCTCGCCATCTACTTCGGGTTCATCTTCGTGTACGCGTTCGTCGTGTAG
- a CDS encoding DUF7541 family protein, with the protein MEAEPEPESALSEQYAKSSPWPVVVALGLVISEIGILFGLYPVAIAGLVMFAGSVSGIVHEAGYVASPWRLLSGLGVALVVVGLALVSTQVDGGVSAYVAQASVENGVTLRGFTIAATGAIVAVAGIVVPRVTNQ; encoded by the coding sequence ATGGAAGCGGAACCAGAGCCGGAATCGGCGCTCTCCGAGCAGTACGCCAAGTCCAGTCCCTGGCCGGTCGTCGTGGCGCTGGGACTCGTCATCAGCGAGATTGGCATCCTGTTCGGACTGTATCCCGTCGCCATCGCGGGGCTCGTCATGTTCGCCGGCAGCGTCTCGGGAATCGTCCACGAAGCGGGCTACGTGGCGAGCCCGTGGCGCCTGCTGTCCGGGTTGGGCGTCGCGCTCGTCGTCGTCGGGCTGGCCTTGGTCTCGACGCAGGTCGACGGCGGCGTGTCGGCGTACGTCGCACAGGCAAGCGTCGAAAACGGCGTCACGCTTCGCGGGTTCACCATCGCAGCGACGGGCGCCATCGTTGCAGTTGCCGGTATCGTCGTCCCCCGCGTCACGAATCAGTAA
- a CDS encoding DUF6684 family protein: MSNRTFDRETLLDLSVNVIPLAILAFFVIVYGVMGNYPDDPVVLVVQMSIIIVTGIALTLLTYFSGKAIAGSEEEDEIPPGYSAEDAAAAPDPEAESTAEDV; encoded by the coding sequence ATGAGTAACCGCACGTTCGACCGGGAAACGTTGTTGGACCTGTCGGTCAACGTTATCCCCCTCGCGATACTCGCGTTCTTCGTCATCGTGTACGGCGTTATGGGTAATTATCCCGACGACCCGGTCGTTCTCGTCGTCCAGATGTCCATCATCATCGTCACGGGCATCGCCCTGACGCTGTTGACGTACTTCTCTGGGAAGGCCATCGCCGGCTCCGAAGAGGAAGACGAAATACCGCCGGGATACTCCGCCGAGGACGCGGCGGCCGCACCCGACCCCGAGGCAGAATCCACGGCCGAGGACGTATAG